From the Chitinophaga lutea genome, the window TCCCGCGGCATGCGCCAGCGCGGCCTCCCCTTCTGTTTTAGCTTTTGCCGGGTCCACTTTGGAGATACGGATGGCCATCCTCAAACGCAGGCTGTTCGCAAATTTCAGCCAGGCTTTGTAAGTGCCGTCGTACACCAGGTCGAAGCGGGCAAAAGGTTTTTTGGTGGAAGAAGCGAGGGGTGTGAGAATGCCAATGGCTTCGTCGATGTCTTTGAAGAAAGCATAATAGGCATCTTTCTGCGAATCATAGTCCACGCTTTTATCGGCATTGGGCTTACCGTATTTCGTGTACACGATGGGCCCGTACACATCACTCACCCGCTGCATCACCAGTACTTTCAGTATCAGCATCCAGGCGCGGAAATCCTTGAATTCCTCGCCGGCCAGCCGGTTGATGGTGCTCGCCACGGGCATCACCGATACGTTGGATGCGGGCGCGTAGGAACCGTACGCACAGCCCCACATCACCTCGTTCCAGCCGTCTATCAGGTTGTAGGTAGAGTTGTTGTTGCCGCCGTTGCCGAATGGCCCCGGAACGCCCATATAGCCGGAATAAAGGTCGCCCTGCAGGTTTTGCTGCACCTGCATCACCCAACCGGGCGAAACGGCGTAAATGCTGGTCTGCATCTGGCGGAAGGGCTCCCCGATCAGCCTGAAGTCCGCCTTCAGGTCTTCTTCGTCAAGCCCGTACGGATCGGTATTGATCCGCTCGAAACCTTTCGTACAGGCCGCCAGCATCAATGCCGCCATTCCTGCTGCCGCCAGGTTCCGCATATGTTTGAATTGAATCGTTCTCATCTTGTAAGTTTTTTAATCATGACTGGTTGAAGCGGTTAAAATCCTACTTTCAGACTGGCCCCCACGCTGCGTGTGGCGGGCTGACCGAACACGTCGATACCCTGCAGGCGGTTGTCGCCACCGGCGCTCACCTCAGGATCAAACGGCGCGTCGTTCTTCAGGAAAAACAGGTTGCGGCCGATCACGCCTACCTGCAGGTTGCGGATCACTTTCGACTTCAGCGGAATTTTATAGCTGAGCGCCAGTTCGCGCAAACGGATGCTGGTAGCGCTGTACATGTAAACCGAGCCTACACCGGCGCGACCGCTCACGGCCTGGTAATACTTCAGCGCGTCGAGTTTGCCGTTCACGGGCTTGCCGTCTTCATACACCGCCCTCACGTCTACCCCGCCATTGTCGCGGGCCCTGGCTGTGGCTTCGCTCACGCCGTACTGATCCAGCACAGCCTGCGTCATGCTCATCACCTTGCCGCCGAAACGGCCGTCGATGAGGAAGCTCAGCGTGAAGTTTTTATAATCGAGGGAGTTGTTCCAGCCGAGGTTGAATTTCGGGTTGGGATTGCCCACGTTGTAAAAACCGCTGGCACTGTCGAGCGGCTTGCCGCCGGCATCCACGATCAGCGCGCCGTCTTTGGTGTAGCGCAAGTAGCGGTTGGTGTAAATGTCCCCCCATGAACCGCCTTCCTGGATGAAAGAACCGTACATGTTGGAGCCGAATTCCGTCAAGGTAAAACGGTTGGTGGCGTCCGCACCGTCAATGTTTTCGTCAGAGAGTTTTACCACCCTGTTCTGATTCGCGGCAAAGTTGATGTTAGACGTCCATGTGAGTGATTTGGACTTTACAGGCACCACCGTCAGCATCCCTTCAATCCCTTTGTTCTGGATGTTGCCGAGGTTCACGAAGTTGATCTTGATATTGTCGTCCGCACCGCCGGATACGGGAATCTCAAAGTACTGGCGGTAGTTGTTGTTTTTGTAGAATGTCAGGTCGAGCGATACGCGGCTGTCGAACAAACGAACGTCCAGGCCGGCTTCAATCGAACGGTTGTCTTCCGGCTTCAGATAGGTGCCGGGGAAAGGGCCGCGGCTTTTCACCAGCAGTTCCGGCGCGCCGCCTACTATCCGCACGGTAAAGTCGGGCTGATTGGAACTGTAGGGCGCAATGTCGTTACCCACCTTGGCATAAGAGAAACGCACTTTCGCGAAGTTGATTACGGCAGGCAGTTTCACCATCTCGCTGATCACACCGGTGATACCGGCGGAGTAATAAAAGAAGCCTTTGCTGGCCACGGGCGTATATGCCATGGTGCTCGACCAGTCGTTACGGCCGGTCAGGTCCAGGAACAGGAAGTCTTTGAAACCCAGCTGTGCATTGGCGAACAGCGCCTGCAGCTGTTTTTTATCGACGCCCTGAATCTGGGTGAGCGAACGCGGGTCGATGTTCGTCAGCTGGAACTTGTTCGGGTAGATGAGACCGGGCTCGGAGTTGAAGTTCACATCGGTCAGGTTCCTGTCGCGGGTCCGCAGGTCGGTAATGCTCGTACCCAGGTTGGCGGTGAGGCTCAGTTGTTCGCTGAGTTTTTTATTGGCCGTAAAAATCAGGTCGCCGTACAGCTGTGTGTTGAACTCACGCTCGAACGTGTAGCGGCCGTTGGAAGGCGCCAGTGACGATTGTGTGCTGGCATGCGCTTTCAGTTCGTATTCGTCGTAGCTTTTATCGAAACTGCCGCGGGCCTGCACGCTCAGCCAGTCGAGCAGCTGGTAACGCAGGGAAAGGGAAGCCATGGCGCGGTCTCTTCTTTCATCGCGGCCGTTGCGGTGTAAAATCCAGTAAGGATTCTGCTGTTCGGGATCGCCCTGCCAGTCTTTATCGGCATTGATGTTCCACCAGTTCTGGAGGTCCATGTTCCGGGTAGCGGAAAAATAGGTGTAATTGTTTTTGTAGGTATTAAAATCAATACCGCGGGGCAACAGGTATAAGCCGGTGAGCGGGTTGAAATAAAAACCGGTGCTAGGCCTGTTATGCGCGTTCTGCGTCACGAAGGTGATGTTCGCGTCGGCCGTCAGTTTGTCGTTGAGCAACTTCAGCGTTTCGCGGAAGTTGAAAGTGTGCCGGTTGAATTTGGCGGTGGGTATGATGCCTTTGCTGCTGGTATTGGAGTAGGAGAAATACGACTGCGCGATTTCGTTGCCGCCGCTCAGCGCGAGGCTGTTGGTATAGGTAGCGCCGGTATTGAAAAAGTCTTTGGTATGATCGGGCACATTCGTTTTGGGCCCCCAGCTCTGGTTGCTGCCGGGCTGCGATGAGCCGGGCGACTGGGCATAGCGGTACTGCATGTCCGGTTTCTTCAGTACGGATTCCCAGGTGGCGTCTGAAGAAAAGTCGATGCGCGTTCTGCCGGCGCGGCCTTTTTTGGTCGTGATGATGATCACGCCGTTGGCGGCCTGGCTGCCGTACAGGGCGGCTGCGGATGCGCCTTTGAGGATGTTGATGGTTTCGATATCGTCCGGGTTGATGTTGGAGATACCGTCGCCGCCGTCGCGGCCGGCACCTGACTGGATGTCTGACGACTGGCCGTACACGTTGGCCGGCTGTGAGGGCGAGAAGTTAGCCATGGGCACGCCGTCTATCACGTACATGGGCTGGTTTTCGCGGGTCGATTTGTTGCCGCGCATGATCACGCGGGCCGTGCCGCCGAGGCCGGAAGCGCTTCTGCTGATGGTCACGCCTGCGGCTTTACCGGCGAGACTGTTGATCACGTTCGCGTCTTTTACCCGGCTGAGGTCGCTATTGTTCAGCTGTTGCGTGGAGTACGTCAGCTCTTTTGATTTCTTTTCAATGCCCAGCGCCGTTACCACGAATTCGCTGAGGGAGCGGGTGCTTTCTTCGAGCACCACGTCATACACATTACCTGTGCCCACCGTTAGCTCCTGGGTGGTAAACCCCAAAAAACGGAATACGAGCACATCACCATCGTTGGCGGTCATCACATACGAACCGTTTGCGGCGGTCTGCGTGCCGCGGTTGGTATTTTTGACCATGACGGTTACGCCGGGGAGGCCTGCGCCTTTACTGTCCCGTACGGTGCCGCGGATTTCCCTGTCGGCCTGCGCAAGGGCAGCGTCCGTGTTCATAGCAGTCAGGGAGCCGCCGGTGTGCGTTTCCTGGTTTACTATGATTTTATTGTTTTTTCTTGTAAATTTCAGTCCGGTTTGGTCTGACAGCTGTTGGAGCACCTCATCTACAGGCAGCTTCACGCAGTTTAAAGACACCTTCTTGCGGAGGTTCAAATCGGATTTGTCGTAATGGAAACTGAAGCCCGTTTTCGAGGAAATTTCAGTAAACACATCCTCCATGTTCTTGTTCTTGACCTGGATGGTGATACTGACATTTTTAGTGTCCTGCGACCCGGCATTGGCACTGGCGGTGTAAGGAGCCGCCAGCGCAATGCCAAATGCAAGCACGGCCAGGGAAATCAGGCGTAAGCATTTTTTCATACATCTAGTTTTTGCTTTTTAGGAAAATTGTGTCGTTTTTGATCGTGTAGCTGATGTTTTTGGTTAAACAAATGGTTTCGATAATATCCTGGAGATTTTCGTCTTTGAAGGAACCTGTATAACGCCACTCGGTTTTACCGCTTTCGTTGATCACCGTTACATTGTACCTGTTTTCTATTTCCGCCATCACCTCGTCGTACGACGCATCTTTAAACACGAGGAAACCCAGTTTCCAGCCTACCACATCGTCTTCTTTATCAAAGGTTGTTTTTGCCATGAACGCGGATTCGCAGTCGATACTCACGCGCTCGCTGGGCAGCAGTATCACCGGTTTCGGTTTCTGCGCGTGATCTACTTTCACTTTACCCGTAATGAGCGCCACGGTGATTTTCTTTTCGCGGGAATACGCGCGGATGTTGAAGGAGGTACCGAGCGCGGTGGTGGCTACATCGCCCGACTGTACGATGAACGGATGCGCCGGGTCGCTGGCCACTTTAAAGAAGGCCTCCCCTTCTTCGAGATAGATCGTGCGGGTGCTGCCGCTGAATTTCTCGGGGTAACGCAGGCGCGATGAGGCATTCAGGCTGACGGTGGAGCCATCAGCAAGTACAATCTTTTCCGTGGCGCCTTTGGTGGTCGAAATTTCCACGTAACCGTCTCTGATTACTTTATTCGTTTTCACCACAGCAGATTGTACCGCCGGATTGGCCGGGTTTTCAGGAAGTGAGGCAGGCCCCTGCCTGTTTATCAGGGAAAATATGATGATGCCGGCCACCATGGCGGCGGCGCCTGTATACAGCCATCGGCGCCAGGGCTTGCGGCGGGCGGATATTTCCACCACGGGCACGGTAATCTGTTCGTGAATACGGGAACGCACATCCTCCAGCTGCTCTTTCAGGAAATCGTCGTCGATCATCGCGGAACGGTGCTGGTTCACACTGGCAAACCACTGCTCTATCACCCGGATCTCTTCGTCCGTGCACTTGCCCTGGGTGTACCGTTCCAGGACTTTTTTTATCTGTTCAATATCCACTGCGGTAAATTTTGGTGTTGCTGATATACAGGAGTCGCGCCAGCTTCAAAAAAGTACCATCGGGCACGAAAGATTTTTGAAAGGAGTTGATAACGAAAGCATTGGCGTCTGAAGAATGGCCATTGAAAATCAGGAATGCCTGCAGCACGAGCGCAGTTCCGGCCGCAAATCCTCATCGCAGGCTGCGTTTTTACGTGGAAATCATGCTTCCCGTCCGGAATACAAAATACCACCGCCAGCCCCGTCCGGGTACAATTGGAGCGTTTGGAAATTACCGATGGATGCCAACACCACCAGCCCTGGCAGGTTTACCTGGGTATATATACAAAAGTGGGGCACTCGAAAACTACAGCATAAAATACCACCACCTCGCCAGCAGGCCAGTCCGGAGATAAATACAAAAAAGTGGAACGTCCGGAAACCACGGGAATGGACAACAACACCGCCAACGCGGAGACATAATTAAAAAAAGTGGTTTATTCGGAAACTACAGGATGGATAACAACACCGCCAGCCCCAGCAAGTCCGTCCGGGTGTAATTACTGCGGAGGATTTTCAGTGCTTTGGAGATCTGGTTCTTCACGGTTTGCTGCGACAGATCCAGCCGGGTGGCGATCTGTTCGATGCTGAGATTTTCGAAACGGCTCAGCATGAATATCTCTTTCATTTTAACTGGCAGGCGGTTAATGGCCTCGAAAATTTCGGTGGCCTTTGCCTTATAATCATATGTTTCTGCAATATTGTGAGGCTGTGCGTCGAAGTGTTCGATCAGTTGCTGGAGGTACTTGCGGTAGGTCACATCCTTGCGGTACAGGTCGATGATCTTGTGGCGCACACTCTGGTATAAATAAGAGCGGAGCGACTGATGAATGTCCAGCTGAAAACGTTTTTCCCAGAGCGTTGTAAAAAGATCCTGCAACAGATCCTTGCTGGTTTCGCCGCGGTCCGTTTTGCTGAGGATGTAAAGGTATAATGGACGGCTGTAACGTTCGTAAATCGTGTTGAACGCCGCTATGTTGCTTTCTTTCAGGAGAGATAGCAGTTGCTCGTCAGAAAAACTGTTGAACATACAAAGATTGTGGTTGATAAGATGCTGATGATCCTGGTTGTTGCTGTAATTCTGTATTCCTCTAACGCGTAAATTATCCGGTTAACCGGCAATGAAAATAGTAATTCCTGCTAAAATTAAATTTTTTTTTTCGCCGCAATCTGCAAATATTAATTAGCGTAGCAAGTACACTAAGCTGTTTGTTTATTTCAAAAAGATAACTAAATTTGATATCAAAATGATATCATTATGGAAAAGATCATTCAGCCTATGAGCGGCTACCTGGCCTTTGTTCTCTGCATTCTCACGGCTCTTGCGGCAGGCTATGCCTTTTTCGCCGGCTGGGAGGTGGCAGGCGTTATCCTTATTGTTCTTTTTATTTTTATCACTAAAGGCATCATGATCGTTAACCCGAACCATGCCCGCGTGCTCACCTTCTTCGGAAAGTATGTGGGCAGCGTGAAACAGAACGGCCTGTTATGGATCAACCCGCTGTACGGCTCGCACAGGATTTCCCTGCGCGCCAACAACCTCAACGGCCAGACCCTCAAAGTAAACGACAAGATGGGCAACCCCATTGAAATCGCCGCCGTGATCGTATGGCAGGTGAGCGATACCTACAAAGCGGTATTCGAAGTGGAAGGTTACCAGCAATATGTACAGATACAAAGTGAAGCGGCTGTGCGCCACCTGGCCACCAGTTGCCCGTACGACCGGATGGAAGATGAAAACGCAGACATCACCCTGCGCGACGGCGGGGAGAAAGTGAACGACATGCTCGAGCAGGAACTGAACGCCCGCCTCGCCGCGGCCGGCATCACCGTAAAAGAAGCGCGCATCAGCCATCTGGCTTATGCCCCGGAAATCGCAGGCGCCATGCTGCAGCGCCAGCAGGCCACCGCCATCGTGGCAGCCCGCTCCAAAATCGTGGAAGGCGCCGTAGGCATGGTGGAAATGGCCCTCGAACAATTGTCGCGTAAACAGATCGTTACGCTCGACGAAGAAAGGAAAGCAGCCATGGTGAGCAACCTCATGGTAGTGCTGTGTGGTGAAAAAGCCGCCACCCCCGTATTGAATACCGGTTCATTATATCAATAGAAGTATGAGTGGAAAGGAGAAAAAATCTTTCGTATTAAGAGTCGACAACGCCATGTACGAAGCGCTGGAACGCTGGGCGGCGGACGAATTCCGCAGCGTCAACGGGCAGATGGAATGGATCATCGCCAAAGCGTTGCGGGAAGCGGGGCGCGACAAAAAAGGGAAAGACAAAAAGACCTGAACCATGTAAGATCTCCACATAAAAAAACCGGTGCTGCGTTTGCTGCACCGGTTTATTGCATTTATAAAGCGCCCGCTATTGCTGCTGCGCCTTCTGCATCGGGTTGCCGCCGGTAGAGGCACCTCTGGCGCGCATTTCCCGCTGGAATAATTCAAATTTGGACGGCACTGCCTCACGGGGCCAGCTGTTATTGGTTTCATCGATATCGGCCGTTTCGCGGTAAGGATCGAGGCGGATGGCCTTTACCGGTTTGTCTTTCGCGAACACTTTGGTGACTTCGTTTTCGTTATGCCGCCAGATGTAGGCGGAAATACGGTCTGTTTCCCTGGTGCCGTCGGTGAATGTCCACTCGATGATCAGCGGCATTACGTTGCCCCCCACGTTCCTGAAATGTAATTCGTAGAAATTCTTTTTGTTTTCGAACAGGCTTTTTTCCTCTGCGCTGAGGCCGGCCTGCATTTTCTGGTAGGCATCCTGCTGGTCGGGCGTAACGGCGTAACGGTCCCATTTGTTATAAAAGTCCTGCAGGCTGGTATCCTGTTCTACGGCAAACTTCACACCCTTCTCGCGGTTGCGGGCCTGGGCGATGTGCTCTGCATCCTTTGCGGCGTCCTGCTGCGAGAGTTTATTTTCTACTGCGGGATTCTTGCTGTCCATCCGGTACCATTTCACGCTGTCCAGCGCAATGTCTACCGGCTCGGTACCAAAGAACCATCCTCTCCAGAACCAGTCCAAATCAACGGCAGATGCATCTTCCATCGTACGGAACAGGTCGGTGGGCGTGGGATGTTTGAATGCCCAGCGGCGGGAATATTCTTTGAACGCATAGTCGAACAGCTCGCGGCCCATCACTGTTTCGCGGAGGATGTTGAGCGCGGTGGCGGGTTTCGCGTATGCATTGGGGCCGAAGTGCGTGATGTTCTCGGAATTGCTCATCACAGGCTCCAGCTGGTCTTTCGGCAGGTTCATGTACTCCACGATTTTGTGGGCGGGCCCGCGGCGGGAGGGATAGTTATTATCCCACTCCTGCTCGGCCAAAAACTGGCAGAAGGTGTTGAGGCCTTCGTCCATCCAGGTCCACTGGCGCTCGTCGGAGTTCACGATCATGGGGAAAAAGTTATGCCCCACCTCATGGATGATCACACTGATGGCCCCGTACTTCGTTGCTTCGGAATAGGTCCCGTCTTTCTCCGCGCGGCCATAGTTAAAGCAGATCATCGGGTATTCCATGCCGTTGGCGGCTTCCACGGAAATCGCCACGGGATATGGATAGGGGATGGTGTGTTTGGAATATACGCGGAGGGTATGGGCGACCGCTTTGGTGGAGTAGCGGCGGTACAGCGGGTAAGCTTCCTGGCCGTAATAACTCATGGCCATCACTTTTTTACCTTCGATGTTGGTGGCCATCGCATCCCAAACGAGGCGGCGGCTGGACGTCCAGGCGAAGTCACGCACGTTTTCCGCTTCATATACCCAGGTCTTTTTAGCGGTGGCTTTGCTTTTCATGGCCTGTTGCGCTTCCGCCAGGGGCACCACTTCCAGCGGGGCGCTGGCGGATTGCGCTTGCTGCCAGCGCTGGAACTGCGCCGCGGTGAGCACTTCCTTATAGTTGCGGCATTCGCCCGTAGCGCCCACAATGTGGTCGGCCGGCACCGTCATGCGCACCTTGAAGTTCCCGAAGGTGAGGGCGAACTCTCCCCTGCCGGTGAACTGTTTATTCTGCCAGCCCTGGAAGTCGGAATACACCGCGAGGCGGGGATACCACTGCGTCATGGTGTAGAGGTAGTTGCCGTCTTCCGGGAAATATTCGTACCCGCCGCGGCCGTGGTACACGTTGCGGTCGGAAATGTTATACCACCAGTCGATATTGAAACGGATTTTTTCACCGGGCGCCATCGCCTTGGGGAGGTCGATCCGCATCATGGTCTGGTTGATGATGTATGGCAGCGTTTTGCCGGCGGCGTCGGTCACTTTGGTGATGTTGACGCCCTTGCCCGCTTCCACGCCGAGGATATCGCGCAAACCGGCGCCGCTCAGCTTCTCCGTCATTTTCGACCCGTCGAAGTTCCGGCTGTCCACCTCCGGGCGGTGCTCGTTTTCGTCGAGCTGCAGCCAGATGTAGGTGAGCGGGTCGGGGGAATTATTGTAGTAGGTGATGGTTTCGGAGCCGGTGAGGCGCTGTTTCGCATCGTCCAGTTCAGCGGTGATATCATAGTCCGCCCGCTGCTGCCAGTATTTCGGG encodes:
- a CDS encoding SusC/RagA family TonB-linked outer membrane protein; the protein is MKKCLRLISLAVLAFGIALAAPYTASANAGSQDTKNVSITIQVKNKNMEDVFTEISSKTGFSFHYDKSDLNLRKKVSLNCVKLPVDEVLQQLSDQTGLKFTRKNNKIIVNQETHTGGSLTAMNTDAALAQADREIRGTVRDSKGAGLPGVTVMVKNTNRGTQTAANGSYVMTANDGDVLVFRFLGFTTQELTVGTGNVYDVVLEESTRSLSEFVVTALGIEKKSKELTYSTQQLNNSDLSRVKDANVINSLAGKAAGVTISRSASGLGGTARVIMRGNKSTRENQPMYVIDGVPMANFSPSQPANVYGQSSDIQSGAGRDGGDGISNINPDDIETINILKGASAAALYGSQAANGVIIITTKKGRAGRTRIDFSSDATWESVLKKPDMQYRYAQSPGSSQPGSNQSWGPKTNVPDHTKDFFNTGATYTNSLALSGGNEIAQSYFSYSNTSSKGIIPTAKFNRHTFNFRETLKLLNDKLTADANITFVTQNAHNRPSTGFYFNPLTGLYLLPRGIDFNTYKNNYTYFSATRNMDLQNWWNINADKDWQGDPEQQNPYWILHRNGRDERRDRAMASLSLRYQLLDWLSVQARGSFDKSYDEYELKAHASTQSSLAPSNGRYTFEREFNTQLYGDLIFTANKKLSEQLSLTANLGTSITDLRTRDRNLTDVNFNSEPGLIYPNKFQLTNIDPRSLTQIQGVDKKQLQALFANAQLGFKDFLFLDLTGRNDWSSTMAYTPVASKGFFYYSAGITGVISEMVKLPAVINFAKVRFSYAKVGNDIAPYSSNQPDFTVRIVGGAPELLVKSRGPFPGTYLKPEDNRSIEAGLDVRLFDSRVSLDLTFYKNNNYRQYFEIPVSGGADDNIKINFVNLGNIQNKGIEGMLTVVPVKSKSLTWTSNINFAANQNRVVKLSDENIDGADATNRFTLTEFGSNMYGSFIQEGGSWGDIYTNRYLRYTKDGALIVDAGGKPLDSASGFYNVGNPNPKFNLGWNNSLDYKNFTLSFLIDGRFGGKVMSMTQAVLDQYGVSEATARARDNGGVDVRAVYEDGKPVNGKLDALKYYQAVSGRAGVGSVYMYSATSIRLRELALSYKIPLKSKVIRNLQVGVIGRNLFFLKNDAPFDPEVSAGGDNRLQGIDVFGQPATRSVGASLKVGF
- a CDS encoding RNA polymerase sigma factor yields the protein MFNSFSDEQLLSLLKESNIAAFNTIYERYSRPLYLYILSKTDRGETSKDLLQDLFTTLWEKRFQLDIHQSLRSYLYQSVRHKIIDLYRKDVTYRKYLQQLIEHFDAQPHNIAETYDYKAKATEIFEAINRLPVKMKEIFMLSRFENLSIEQIATRLDLSQQTVKNQISKALKILRSNYTRTDLLGLAVLLSIL
- a CDS encoding SPFH domain-containing protein: MEKIIQPMSGYLAFVLCILTALAAGYAFFAGWEVAGVILIVLFIFITKGIMIVNPNHARVLTFFGKYVGSVKQNGLLWINPLYGSHRISLRANNLNGQTLKVNDKMGNPIEIAAVIVWQVSDTYKAVFEVEGYQQYVQIQSEAAVRHLATSCPYDRMEDENADITLRDGGEKVNDMLEQELNARLAAAGITVKEARISHLAYAPEIAGAMLQRQQATAIVAARSKIVEGAVGMVEMALEQLSRKQIVTLDEERKAAMVSNLMVVLCGEKAATPVLNTGSLYQ
- a CDS encoding FecR family protein → MDIEQIKKVLERYTQGKCTDEEIRVIEQWFASVNQHRSAMIDDDFLKEQLEDVRSRIHEQITVPVVEISARRKPWRRWLYTGAAAMVAGIIIFSLINRQGPASLPENPANPAVQSAVVKTNKVIRDGYVEISTTKGATEKIVLADGSTVSLNASSRLRYPEKFSGSTRTIYLEEGEAFFKVASDPAHPFIVQSGDVATTALGTSFNIRAYSREKKITVALITGKVKVDHAQKPKPVILLPSERVSIDCESAFMAKTTFDKEDDVVGWKLGFLVFKDASYDEVMAEIENRYNVTVINESGKTEWRYTGSFKDENLQDIIETICLTKNISYTIKNDTIFLKSKN
- a CDS encoding M1 family metallopeptidase, whose product is MKHKLLLCLLAAPMLLRAQNPGSNHGNRFEQLGYLLADPNVYRSASGVPGPKYWQQRADYDITAELDDAKQRLTGSETITYYNNSPDPLTYIWLQLDENEHRPEVDSRNFDGSKMTEKLSGAGLRDILGVEAGKGVNITKVTDAAGKTLPYIINQTMMRIDLPKAMAPGEKIRFNIDWWYNISDRNVYHGRGGYEYFPEDGNYLYTMTQWYPRLAVYSDFQGWQNKQFTGRGEFALTFGNFKVRMTVPADHIVGATGECRNYKEVLTAAQFQRWQQAQSASAPLEVVPLAEAQQAMKSKATAKKTWVYEAENVRDFAWTSSRRLVWDAMATNIEGKKVMAMSYYGQEAYPLYRRYSTKAVAHTLRVYSKHTIPYPYPVAISVEAANGMEYPMICFNYGRAEKDGTYSEATKYGAISVIIHEVGHNFFPMIVNSDERQWTWMDEGLNTFCQFLAEQEWDNNYPSRRGPAHKIVEYMNLPKDQLEPVMSNSENITHFGPNAYAKPATALNILRETVMGRELFDYAFKEYSRRWAFKHPTPTDLFRTMEDASAVDLDWFWRGWFFGTEPVDIALDSVKWYRMDSKNPAVENKLSQQDAAKDAEHIAQARNREKGVKFAVEQDTSLQDFYNKWDRYAVTPDQQDAYQKMQAGLSAEEKSLFENKKNFYELHFRNVGGNVMPLIIEWTFTDGTRETDRISAYIWRHNENEVTKVFAKDKPVKAIRLDPYRETADIDETNNSWPREAVPSKFELFQREMRARGASTGGNPMQKAQQQ
- a CDS encoding ribbon-helix-helix domain-containing protein produces the protein MSGKEKKSFVLRVDNAMYEALERWAADEFRSVNGQMEWIIAKALREAGRDKKGKDKKT